GAAGAGCGTCTTCACCACGCTGAGTGGAGGGACGCTGGCGGTGACGCAGTTCTACGCGGCGGCCGATGCCACGGCGGCGCAGAACGCGAACCAGAAGATCATCTACGACACGACGAGCGGTGCGCTCTACTACGACGCCGACGGTAGCCTTTCCGGTCACACGGCCGTGCAGTTCGCGGTGTTTTCGACGCATCCGAGCCTGACCGCGGGAGATTTCGTGCTCGTCGTGTGATCGCCCGGCTACAGGGAACACCTGCCCAGGCTCCGTGTTTGGAGGAACGTGAAAGGACGAGCAGCGCGCCCCGTCCTTTTCTTTTTCTTGCAGCGATCAACAAGGAGCTCCGACGTGAAAGCCCTGACATGGCACGGCAAAGGCGATATCCGGTGCGAGAGCGTGCCCGATCCGAAGATCGAAGATGACCGCGACGCCGTCATCAAGGTCACCGCCTGTGCGATTTGCGGATCGGACGTTCATATTTTTCACGGCCTCATTCCATCCATGGAGAATGGCGACATTCTCGGCCATGAGACCATGGGCGAGGTCGTGGAGGTCGGCAAGGGCGCCAGGGGACTGGAGGTCGGCGACCGGGTGGTCGTTCCGTTTACCATCGCCTGCGGCGAGTGCTTCTTCTGCCGGAAAGGCTTCTATTCCGCCTGCGAGCGAACCAATCCCGACCGGGAAAAGGCGGCGAAGCTCTGGGGCAATTCGCCGGCGGGCCTCTTTGGCTACTCCCATCTCCTCGGCGGCTATAGCGGCGGACAGGCGGAGTATTTGCGCGTGCCGCACGCCGATGTTGGGCCGATCAAAATTCCCGACGAACTCACGGATGAGCAGGCGCTCTTCCTCTCCGATATTTTCCCCACGGGCTACATGGCGGCGGAGTTCTGCAACATCGAACCCGGGCAGACGATTGCGGTCTGGGGCTGCGGCCCAGTCGGACAGATGGCGATCCGCTCGGCATTCCTGCTCGGCGCCGAACGGGTCATCGCCATCGATACGATCGCGGAGCGCCTGAGGCTTGCCGAGTCCGCCGGCGCCATGACACTCGACTACATGGCTGAGGATGTCTACGACCGCGTCATGGAGATCACCCACGGCCGGGGCGCAGACGCCTGCATCGACGCCGTGGGCACGGAGGCCGACAGCCGGGCGAGCCTGGATTCGCTCGTCGACCGCGTGAAGGTGGCTACCTTCATGGGAACGGACCGGCCGCATGTGTTGCGGCAGGCAATCCATTGCTGCAGGAATTTCGGCACGGTTTCCGTCGTCGGTGTCTATGGCGGCTATCTCGACAAGGTACCGCTCGGTTCGGCGATCAACCGCGGCCTGACGCTCCGGATGGCCCAGACCCCCGTTCAGCGCTATTTGCCTTCGCTCCTGGACCGCATCCGGAAGGGCGAGATCGATCCGTCCTTCGTGGTGACCCACCGCGGCGGGCTCGACGACGGCCCCGAACTCTACAAGACTTTCGCGGAAAGAAAGGACGGCTGCATCAAGGTCGTCCTGAGGCCCTGACTACCGAAAGAAGCCAAGTTCAGAGCTCGAGTATGGCGTAGGGCCTGCCCGTCGGTTTCTCCACATGGGCGGCGACGTTGAAGACGGGGGCGCCGCCGGGCGTCCGCCCCTGATAGGCGCCCTGGTGTGCATGGCCGTGAACGACGGCGCTCACCTTGAAGCGGTCGATCGTCTCCGCGAGCCGCGACGACCCGAGAAACGGATAGATTTCCTTCGGTTCTCCGGCAACGGTTTCAGGAATCGGCGCGTAATGCAGAACGACGAGCGCGCGCTCCGCCCTGGTAGCCCTCAAGGCGTTTTCCAGCCGCATGGCTTCGTCGACGCTTGTCTTGACCATGGTCTTTATCGCCGCTTCGCCGAAGGCGCCCAGCATATGCCGGCCGAAGCCGCCGATGAAACCCTTGGTTCCGCAGAAGCCGACGCCCGAAATTTCGACGCTCTGACCGTCGAGAAGATGCACACCCGCCCTGACGAGGATCGACGAAACCTCCTCCACGGCATCGCATTGATGATCATGGTTTCCGAGCACGGCGACGACCGGTATCGTGCAGGACTTCAGATCGGCGGCGAGAAGCTCCGCCTCCGCAGGCTTGCCGAGATCCGTCAGGTCGCCGGCGATCACGAGCACGTCCGCGGCGCGCGAGATTTCCGCGAAGAGGTCGGTATAGGAGACCGATCGGTCCTCCTTTACATGCAGGTCCGCCACGGCGGCCACCTTCAACTTGCTCATGACTCCGTATCCTCAGTTTCTGCGCTGATGTCGGAGTCGCCGCCGACATCGGCGAAACCCCATTCCTTCACATCGATTTCGTAGTCGGGACGCGAGTACATCCGGCCGCGACAGATCTTCGTCAGGGGCAGTGGAAGATCTCTCTGCGCCGCGAGCCTGCTCAAGAGCTCGTCCATCAGCCAGAGGGGGACCTTGTCGCGCTCGGAGGGATAGATCCATCGGAAGTTCAGCAGGTGGATGAGCAGGACCTCCCAGTGCGCTTCCATGTATCCGAGCAATCTTGCCCAATCGATTCGGTCATGTGCCTTCAGGATCAGGTGCGCGACGTCGGCGCCGTCGTAGCGGTGGCGAAGCTGGATGAAGGCCTTGGACCAGACGAGTTCCGTCGGCGCGACGATTGCACAGGTGGAGGCACCGATCTCTGTCAACAGAGCATTGGCGAACCAGGCGTCGGTGACCATCATGGTTCCGTTCGGCGAGGAGAAGATGACGTCGAAGAAGGATTTCCCCTTGAAGACCTTGCCCAGCCATCGATCGTCCTCGATTTCGACTGCGTATCCGAGCGCCTTGAAATGATTGAGGATGCGGGTGTAATCGCCCGGCTTGCAGAAGACGTCGAGATCTTTCGTCGGCCTCGAAATGCCGGTATGGGCGCTGACGGCGAAGGTGCCCGCGATCAGGAACGGAATTTGCGACCGGCCCAGTTCGGCAATCGCCTCGGCAACGAATGCTTCGGCCTCCTCGTCGACGAGACGCGGCAGCGCGAGCGGCTCGGACGGGTGTTCCGAAGGGGAGCGCGGGGGGATTGACGTCATGCTGGTCATCCAAATGAACGAGACTTCCCTGACAACACGCCAGTCTTTCGGAAGTTCCGCTTGCCCCGAGGTGGGGGATTGCATCCCCTCAAGTCCCCGCACTTTGCGTCCGCTACTTAGCTGGGATGCACCAAGGCGCGAACGTGATGGAACCGCTGGCCACGTCATGGCGTTTGTCTGGCAGCTATCGCATGAGCGCCCGGAGCGGAAGCGAAGGGCAGAATCATTAGGAAAATCAAAGCGCTACAGCGACTGCGCGCGTCTATTGATGCGCCGCTGAGGGAGGAGCATATGCCTGTCATCAGCCCCACGATCCACACCCAGCAAAACAGCCGGGAGCTTGAATGTCAGCGCGCAATGGAGGACGAGTTCCTGGTCCTTACGGCCCTGGCCGAGGAAGCGGGCTGGTCATGGCAGGAAATCGCGCTCGCCATGTTGGAGTTGACCGAGCAATATGTTGCAGCCATGCGGCCGAGTTCGGCGATGGAGGCGAGATCACTCCTGCGCAGTCACTCCAAGAGCTTGCACTGACCGGAGCAGTGTCGCGTTCACCCAAAGGCGTTTCGCTGTTTCATTGAAGCAGTGAAACGCTTTTATATTTTGAGACTACGCACTCCCGGACGGAAAACCGTCGAACACCTTTCCTGGAAGTGCTTTAGGTCACGGCACCTCCGACGGCCAGTGCCAATACGAGGAAAACGAGGAAGATAATAACCGCAATGTAGAAGAGTATTTTCGCGATCCCCGCCGTCGCGGCCGAGACGCCGGAGAACCCGAGGAACCCGGCTATCAGTGAAATAACGAAGAAAATTAGTGCCCACTTCAGCATAGTCACTCCTTCCGTTCAGTTCCTGCGTTGCGGTCGTCGTGGCGCAGCCGTTCAGCGGCTGCCCCGGTTCGGATCCTTCCCGGCCGCCTGGCTGCTTTTCTTGACGTCGTCCTTCTTCGCCTGATCGCCTGCACGATTCCCGCCATGCGTCCCTTTCGAGCTCTTGGCGGTCTTGCCGTCCTTTACGTTCGTAGCCATCTCGCATCCTCCAGCGCTGTACCGAAACCGGCAGCAGAGCGGATGCAACCGGGGAAGGGCGATAAAGTTCCGTCCGGGCTTGGAGCCGGCGGCGCCGGTCCGCTTTCCTTCCATTGTTCCAGCGACTGCCGGGGGAACCAAATCTGGCCCGGACGGTTTGGTTGGCCGAATGAGGCTCCCGAGAGAGGAAAGGCCATGAAGAACATCGTCTTCGGCGTTGCGGTGCTGTTGAGCGCTGCGGCAGCGCCGGCCTTCGCGCAGACGGCCGGCAACACCCCGGCCATCGCCACTCCCGACAGGCAGAACCCGACGGCGCCTGTCCCCGGCAAGAACAGCTTCACCGAAGACCAGGCACGGGAACGGATGCAGGAGGCGGGCTACACGGACGTCAAGGAGCTGAAGCTCGACGACAAGGGTATCTGGCGGGCAACCGCGATGAAGGACGGCAAATCCGTTTCCGTCACTCTCGATTTTCAGGGCAACGTAGTCGCGCTTTAACGTCAAACAAAGGAAGAAGACAATGAGAACCGTGGCAGGGCTGTTTGACGATTACGGCGAAGCCCGAGGCGCCGTAAGCGATCTCGAAGCGGCAGGCTTTCCTTCCGAAAATATAAGCATCGTCGCCAACAATGCGGGCGGCCGCTATTCGGGCGACGGCTCCGCTGCAGCAAGCGGTGCCGGAGCAGGTGCCGGTCTGGGCGCCGTGGGCGGCGGCACGCTGGGGCTTTTGACCGGCCTGGGCCTAATGGCCATACCTGGGGTCGGACCCGTGGTCGCGGCTGGGTGGCTGGCGTCGACCGCCGCAGGCGCGGCGGCCGGCGCTCTCGCCGGAGGTGCGGCCGCCGGCATCATCGGATCACTCACCGATTCCGGGATCGAGGAGGAGGATGCGCATCTTTACGCCGAGGGCGTGCGCCGAGGCGGCACGCTGGTGGTGGTCAGGACCGAGGAGCACCTGGTCGCACAGGCGGACGGGATTTTGAGAAATCGCGACGCCGTCGACATATCGGTCCGGCGCCGCGCCTATACGGAGGATGGCTGGACCCGGTTCGACACCGCCTCCAGTCCCTATAGCCTCGACGAGATCGAACGCGAACGCGAAC
The sequence above is drawn from the Sinorhizobium meliloti genome and encodes:
- a CDS encoding zinc-dependent alcohol dehydrogenase; the protein is MKALTWHGKGDIRCESVPDPKIEDDRDAVIKVTACAICGSDVHIFHGLIPSMENGDILGHETMGEVVEVGKGARGLEVGDRVVVPFTIACGECFFCRKGFYSACERTNPDREKAAKLWGNSPAGLFGYSHLLGGYSGGQAEYLRVPHADVGPIKIPDELTDEQALFLSDIFPTGYMAAEFCNIEPGQTIAVWGCGPVGQMAIRSAFLLGAERVIAIDTIAERLRLAESAGAMTLDYMAEDVYDRVMEITHGRGADACIDAVGTEADSRASLDSLVDRVKVATFMGTDRPHVLRQAIHCCRNFGTVSVVGVYGGYLDKVPLGSAINRGLTLRMAQTPVQRYLPSLLDRIRKGEIDPSFVVTHRGGLDDGPELYKTFAERKDGCIKVVLRP
- a CDS encoding metallophosphoesterase family protein, with translation MSKLKVAAVADLHVKEDRSVSYTDLFAEISRAADVLVIAGDLTDLGKPAEAELLAADLKSCTIPVVAVLGNHDHQCDAVEEVSSILVRAGVHLLDGQSVEISGVGFCGTKGFIGGFGRHMLGAFGEAAIKTMVKTSVDEAMRLENALRATRAERALVVLHYAPIPETVAGEPKEIYPFLGSSRLAETIDRFKVSAVVHGHAHQGAYQGRTPGGAPVFNVAAHVEKPTGRPYAILEL
- a CDS encoding DUF1328 domain-containing protein, with amino-acid sequence MLKWALIFFVISLIAGFLGFSGVSAATAGIAKILFYIAVIIFLVFLVLALAVGGAVT
- a CDS encoding PepSY domain-containing protein, with the translated sequence MKNIVFGVAVLLSAAAAPAFAQTAGNTPAIATPDRQNPTAPVPGKNSFTEDQARERMQEAGYTDVKELKLDDKGIWRATAMKDGKSVSVTLDFQGNVVAL
- a CDS encoding general stress protein, with amino-acid sequence MRTVAGLFDDYGEARGAVSDLEAAGFPSENISIVANNAGGRYSGDGSAAASGAGAGAGLGAVGGGTLGLLTGLGLMAIPGVGPVVAAGWLASTAAGAAAGALAGGAAAGIIGSLTDSGIEEEDAHLYAEGVRRGGTLVVVRTEEHLVAQADGILRNRDAVDISVRRRAYTEDGWTRFDTASSPYSLDEIERERERLSRPAL